One part of the Quercus lobata isolate SW786 chromosome 7, ValleyOak3.0 Primary Assembly, whole genome shotgun sequence genome encodes these proteins:
- the LOC115953453 gene encoding stress response protein NST1 isoform X2 — protein MFSNIGSGMLGLELPLHQQQQKQQQQQQQQNPTNTQNSHHLNHHTQMLSYPHNNDPDHHPHQQSLKFPFAQKAKQPISLSDEEDPAGFGADDSNSGDAKRKNSPWQRMKWTDTMVRLLIMAVYYIGDEAGPEGTDQNAKKKSSGLLQKKGKWKSVSRAMMEKGFYVSPQQCEDKFNDLNKRYKRVNDILGKGTACKVVENQSLLETMDLTPKMKEEVRKLLNSKHLFFREMCAYHNSCGHGVVNQSAEAATEPSNSHIQNQQAQQQRCFHSSENAVVGANLSEGSKMVKGGSGEEDEEDDEDDDDSDEYEDEDEDEEDQGGSRGHSGHGVLHEDEDDNEERCSSRSKRARKGVFSNGSAQLMQQLRCELVSMVQDGAKSPWDKKQWMRTRLMQLEEQQVMYQCQAFELEKQRFKWVKFSSKKEREMDRAKLENERRRLENERMVLLVRQKEIELLDLQHQHHHQQQHSSNKRGDPSSITG, from the coding sequence ATGTTTTCAAACATTGGTTCTGGAATGCTAGGCCTAGAACTGCCTCTTCATCAACAGCAACAAAaacagcagcaacaacaacaacaacaaaaccccACAAACACTCAAAACTCTCACCACCTTAACCATCACACCCAAATGCTTTCCTATCCCCACAATAACGACCCTGATCACCATCCCCATCAGCAATCCTTGAAATTCCCATTTGCTCAAAAGGCCAAGCAACCAATATCTCTCAGTGATGAAGAAGACCCAGCTGGGTTTGGTGCTGATGACAGCAATTCAGGGGATGCCAAGAGAAAAAATTCACCTTGGCAAAGAATGAAGTGGACAGACACGATGGTGAGGCTTCTAATAATGGCTGTTTATTACATAGGAGATGAAGCTGGGCCTGAAGGGACTGATCAAAATGCGAAAAAGAAATCTTCCGGGTTGTTACAAAAGAAAGGGAAGTGGAAATCAGTTTCTCGGGCTATGATGGAGAAGGGGTTCTATGTGTCTCCGCAGCAATGCGAGGACAAGTTCAATGACTTGAACAAGAGGTATAAGAGAGTGAATGATATTCTTGGGAAAGGTACAGCTTGTAAGGTGGTGGAGAATCAGAGCTTGTTGGAGACAATGGACTTGACGCCTAAGATGAAGGAAGAGGTTCGTAAGTTGTTGAATTCTAAGCACTTGTTTTTTAGAGAAATGTGTGCTTATCACAATAGTTGTGGTCATGGGGTTGTAAATCAATCGGCAGAGGCAGCGACAGAGCCATCAAATTCACATATTCAAAACCAGCAAGCACAACAGCAACGTTGCTTTCATTCATCAGAGAATGCTGTTGTGGGAGCTAATTTGAGTGAAGGGTCTAAGATGGTGAAAGGTGGGAGTGGTGAAGAggatgaggaagatgatgaggatgatgatgattctGATGAATATGAAGATGAGGACGAGGATGAAGAGGATCAAGGTGGTTCTAGGGGTCATAGTGGGCATGGGGTACTACATGAAGATGAGGATGATAATGAAGAAAGATGTTCTTCAAGGAGTAAAAGGGCCAGGAAGGGAGTGTTTAGTAATGGTTCAGCTCAGTTAATGCAACAATTGAGATGTGAATTGGTGAGTATGGTTCAAGACGGGGCTAAGAGTCCTTGGGATAAGAAGCAATGGATGAGGACCCGGTTGATGCAATTGGAGGAGCAGCAAGTGATGTATCAATGCCAAGCGTTTGAGCTAGAGAAGCAAAGGTTTAAGTGGGTAAAGTTTAGTAGCAAGAAGGAGAGGGAAATGGATAGAGCTAAGCTTGAAAATGAGAGGAGAAGGCTCGAGAATGAGAGAATGGTGTTACTTGTACGACAGAAAGAGATAGAGTTACTTGATCTtcaacaccaacaccaccatCAGCAACAGCATTCTTCTAATAAGAGGGGTGATCCATCCTCTATTACTGGTTAA
- the LOC115953453 gene encoding stress response protein NST1 isoform X1, with protein MEPNVLGGGMFSNIGSGMLGLELPLHQQQQKQQQQQQQQNPTNTQNSHHLNHHTQMLSYPHNNDPDHHPHQQSLKFPFAQKAKQPISLSDEEDPAGFGADDSNSGDAKRKNSPWQRMKWTDTMVRLLIMAVYYIGDEAGPEGTDQNAKKKSSGLLQKKGKWKSVSRAMMEKGFYVSPQQCEDKFNDLNKRYKRVNDILGKGTACKVVENQSLLETMDLTPKMKEEVRKLLNSKHLFFREMCAYHNSCGHGVVNQSAEAATEPSNSHIQNQQAQQQRCFHSSENAVVGANLSEGSKMVKGGSGEEDEEDDEDDDDSDEYEDEDEDEEDQGGSRGHSGHGVLHEDEDDNEERCSSRSKRARKGVFSNGSAQLMQQLRCELVSMVQDGAKSPWDKKQWMRTRLMQLEEQQVMYQCQAFELEKQRFKWVKFSSKKEREMDRAKLENERRRLENERMVLLVRQKEIELLDLQHQHHHQQQHSSNKRGDPSSITG; from the coding sequence ATGGAACCAAATGTTTTAGGTGGTGGGATGTTTTCAAACATTGGTTCTGGAATGCTAGGCCTAGAACTGCCTCTTCATCAACAGCAACAAAaacagcagcaacaacaacaacaacaaaaccccACAAACACTCAAAACTCTCACCACCTTAACCATCACACCCAAATGCTTTCCTATCCCCACAATAACGACCCTGATCACCATCCCCATCAGCAATCCTTGAAATTCCCATTTGCTCAAAAGGCCAAGCAACCAATATCTCTCAGTGATGAAGAAGACCCAGCTGGGTTTGGTGCTGATGACAGCAATTCAGGGGATGCCAAGAGAAAAAATTCACCTTGGCAAAGAATGAAGTGGACAGACACGATGGTGAGGCTTCTAATAATGGCTGTTTATTACATAGGAGATGAAGCTGGGCCTGAAGGGACTGATCAAAATGCGAAAAAGAAATCTTCCGGGTTGTTACAAAAGAAAGGGAAGTGGAAATCAGTTTCTCGGGCTATGATGGAGAAGGGGTTCTATGTGTCTCCGCAGCAATGCGAGGACAAGTTCAATGACTTGAACAAGAGGTATAAGAGAGTGAATGATATTCTTGGGAAAGGTACAGCTTGTAAGGTGGTGGAGAATCAGAGCTTGTTGGAGACAATGGACTTGACGCCTAAGATGAAGGAAGAGGTTCGTAAGTTGTTGAATTCTAAGCACTTGTTTTTTAGAGAAATGTGTGCTTATCACAATAGTTGTGGTCATGGGGTTGTAAATCAATCGGCAGAGGCAGCGACAGAGCCATCAAATTCACATATTCAAAACCAGCAAGCACAACAGCAACGTTGCTTTCATTCATCAGAGAATGCTGTTGTGGGAGCTAATTTGAGTGAAGGGTCTAAGATGGTGAAAGGTGGGAGTGGTGAAGAggatgaggaagatgatgaggatgatgatgattctGATGAATATGAAGATGAGGACGAGGATGAAGAGGATCAAGGTGGTTCTAGGGGTCATAGTGGGCATGGGGTACTACATGAAGATGAGGATGATAATGAAGAAAGATGTTCTTCAAGGAGTAAAAGGGCCAGGAAGGGAGTGTTTAGTAATGGTTCAGCTCAGTTAATGCAACAATTGAGATGTGAATTGGTGAGTATGGTTCAAGACGGGGCTAAGAGTCCTTGGGATAAGAAGCAATGGATGAGGACCCGGTTGATGCAATTGGAGGAGCAGCAAGTGATGTATCAATGCCAAGCGTTTGAGCTAGAGAAGCAAAGGTTTAAGTGGGTAAAGTTTAGTAGCAAGAAGGAGAGGGAAATGGATAGAGCTAAGCTTGAAAATGAGAGGAGAAGGCTCGAGAATGAGAGAATGGTGTTACTTGTACGACAGAAAGAGATAGAGTTACTTGATCTtcaacaccaacaccaccatCAGCAACAGCATTCTTCTAATAAGAGGGGTGATCCATCCTCTATTACTGGTTAA
- the LOC115952053 gene encoding uncharacterized protein LOC115952053, protein MAMVMWTIWHRRNQLRVSSNVFPKAQVLQQAIQALAMFQQSQQSLINNVAVTRPSHRVQWSPPPANCAKLNFDGAVFPKLGKASLGVVVHDSHGNAIASLSEQAPLPFSLDIVEAMAAARAITFTQELGIKEFMLKGDSEAVINTLQSTEVSLTTYGHLLESAKSTLTTNKCIAFTHVRRMGNRVAHNLAKYARHVRGLSMWVEDILPHLYNVLFADPD, encoded by the coding sequence ATGGCTATGGTGATGTGGACGATTTGGCACCGGCGAAATCAACTCCGAGTAAGCTCCAACGTCTTCCCCAAAGCCCAGGTCCTTCAACAAGCCATACAAGCTCTTGCAATGTTTCAACAGAGCCAACAATCTCTCATCAATAATGTAGCAGTCACGAGACCTTCACACCGTGTTCAGTGGAGTCCTCCTCCAGCAAATTGTGCCAAATTGAATTTCGATGGTGCCGTTTTTCCGAAGTTGGGCAAAGCCAGTCTAGGCGTGGTTGTCCACGACAGTCATGGAAATGCCATTGCTTCACTGTCAGAGCAAGCTCCATTACCGTTTTCACTTGACATCGTGGAAGCCATGGCTGCTGCAAGAGCGATAACCTTCACACAAGAACTTGGTATCAAGGAGTTTATGCTCAAAGGGGATTCAGAAGCAGTAATAAACACTCTCCAAAGCACGGAAGTCTCATTGACAACTTATGGCCATCTTCTTGAATCTGCAAAATCCACTCTAACTACCAATAAATGTATTGCTTTCACCCATGTTCGTAGAATGGGTAATAGAGTAGCTCATAACTTAGCTAAATATGCTAGACATGTTAGAGGTTTGTCGATGTGGGTGGAGGATATTCTACCACACCTTTATAATGTACTCTTTGCTGATCCCgactga